A part of Aegilops tauschii subsp. strangulata cultivar AL8/78 chromosome 2, Aet v6.0, whole genome shotgun sequence genomic DNA contains:
- the LOC109770074 gene encoding RING-H2 finger protein ATL43, giving the protein MMAMPSSASSTPAADVLGVPPPLPPPPGTDVSVLVGVLTGVLLGLFLFLIYAKHCRQRGARGAAGRLGLGFRASSTCDRCRSGLSLSVVDALPVVRFGDMGGAAAAAQPECAVCLGAFDAAADELLRVLPKCRHAFHAGCVDTWLEAHSTCPVCRRRVGKEDAFAVIPKLEAGVDHGDAEWYPAREAEMQIVVRRPA; this is encoded by the coding sequence ATGATGGCGATGCCGTCGTCGGCGTCCTccacgccggccgccgacgtgttGGGCGTGCCgcccccgctgccgccgccgccgggcaCGGACGTGTCCGTCCTCGTGGGCGTGCTCACGGGCGTCCTCCTGGGGCTCTTCCTCTTCCTCATCTACGCCAAGCACTGCAGGCAACGCGGTGCCCGCGGCGCGGCCGGCCGCCTGGGCCTCGGGTTCCGGGCGTCGTCGACGTGCGACCGGTGCCGCTCCGGCCTGAGCCTCTCGGTCGTCGACGCGCTCCCGGTGGTCAGGTTCGGGGACAtgggcggcgccgcggcggccGCGCAGCCGGAGTGCGCGGTGTgcctgggcgcgttcgacgcggcggCCGACGAGCTGCTCCGGGTGCTGCCCAAGTGCCGCCACGCGTTCCACGCGGGCTGTGTCGACACGTGGCTGGAGGCGCACTCGACGTGCCCCGTCTGCCGCCGCCGCGTCGGCAAGGAGGACGCGTTCGCCGTGATCCCCAAGCTGGAGGCCGGCGTGGATCACGGTGACGCGGAGTGGTATCCGGCCCGCGAGGCGGAGATGCAGATCGTTGTGCGCCGACCGGCGTGA